A part of Gemmatimonas groenlandica genomic DNA contains:
- a CDS encoding TlpA disulfide reductase family protein → MPRFARAGLFAFLAGVALSACERSATPKAPSLGAPAPAFTAMTLEGEPVALASLSGSVVVLNVWATWCIPCREEIPQLEALHREYGAQGLKTIGVSIDAAGMGADVRDFATEQGMTYPIWLDPDHQFSLKFLTVGVPETFVIDRAGVIRFRMIGAFRRGDTTLAAAVRRAMAS, encoded by the coding sequence ATGCCACGCTTCGCACGCGCAGGACTGTTCGCGTTTCTGGCCGGTGTCGCGCTCTCGGCGTGCGAACGCAGTGCCACCCCGAAAGCGCCGTCGTTGGGCGCTCCGGCGCCGGCCTTCACCGCCATGACGCTGGAGGGCGAGCCGGTCGCGCTGGCCTCCCTTTCCGGTAGCGTCGTGGTGCTGAATGTCTGGGCCACCTGGTGCATTCCCTGCCGGGAAGAAATTCCGCAACTCGAGGCGCTGCATCGTGAATACGGCGCGCAGGGACTCAAGACGATCGGGGTGAGCATCGACGCCGCCGGAATGGGTGCCGACGTGCGCGACTTCGCCACCGAGCAAGGGATGACCTATCCGATCTGGCTCGATCCGGATCATCAGTTCTCACTGAAGTTTCTGACCGTCGGCGTACCGGAGACCTTCGTGATCGATCGCGCCGGTGTGATTCGCTTTCGCATGATCGGCGCCTTCCGGCGCGGCGACACGACGCTGGCCGCTGCCGTACGGCGCGCGATGGCATCGTAG
- a CDS encoding ankyrin repeat domain-containing protein: protein MPIEASPSASPEAFASAFFAALRDDQHERAKVLLDAHPAIAAFSAHTAAAVGNADALLAFLAADPGAATRPSQPDGIEPIIFAATGQLKTLLGVSASDRADVVRMLLDAGASPNAFVQLPHDPKARIAVLYFACVSNNVSAARVLLERGADPNDGESVFHAAEHDHRDCLELLQMHGAKLSDAHAEWGNTPLYFLAGYREPNARIATVTRGMQWLLEHGADPNVPSHMTTRDGTPGIGEVPLHRLVVGRSGSAVRLFIEQGAVIDTPRADGRTPYALAVRTGNADVADLLAHSGADVTRLDDVDRFLGACAAADEREAQSILATHPDLIARLVLADRRALHEAVDRNREASVHLMLRLGWPVIDEGEWGGTALHWAAWRGRPALVRMLLDHGAPVDVRDHEYGSSPIAWASHGSMHSQEGADADYVAIAGMLLDAGATRSESFNRWGESPESMASPGVADLLQRRGFTFGAEGAGSAGAT from the coding sequence ATGCCCATCGAAGCATCACCATCGGCATCACCGGAGGCGTTTGCATCGGCCTTCTTTGCCGCGTTGCGCGATGATCAGCACGAGCGTGCCAAAGTGCTCCTCGACGCGCACCCGGCGATCGCGGCCTTCAGCGCGCACACTGCAGCGGCCGTGGGCAATGCAGACGCGTTGCTCGCCTTCCTCGCCGCCGATCCCGGCGCGGCCACGCGCCCGTCGCAGCCCGACGGAATCGAACCGATCATCTTCGCCGCAACCGGACAGCTGAAGACGCTGCTTGGCGTGTCCGCCAGCGACCGTGCCGACGTGGTCCGCATGTTGCTCGATGCTGGCGCCAGCCCAAATGCCTTTGTGCAGCTGCCGCACGATCCGAAGGCGCGCATCGCGGTGCTCTACTTTGCGTGCGTCTCGAACAATGTGTCGGCAGCCCGTGTGCTCCTGGAACGTGGCGCCGACCCCAACGACGGCGAGAGTGTGTTTCACGCGGCCGAGCACGATCACCGGGACTGCCTCGAGCTGCTCCAGATGCACGGAGCGAAGCTCAGTGACGCGCACGCCGAGTGGGGCAACACCCCGTTGTACTTTCTGGCCGGCTATCGCGAACCGAACGCGCGTATCGCGACAGTGACGCGCGGCATGCAGTGGCTGCTCGAACACGGTGCCGATCCAAATGTGCCGAGCCACATGACGACGCGCGACGGCACACCGGGTATCGGTGAAGTGCCATTGCATCGACTCGTGGTGGGTCGCTCAGGGAGTGCCGTGCGACTGTTCATCGAACAGGGTGCCGTTATCGATACGCCGCGTGCAGACGGGCGAACGCCATATGCGCTGGCCGTGCGCACGGGGAATGCCGACGTTGCCGATCTGCTGGCCCACAGCGGCGCCGACGTCACACGTCTCGACGACGTTGATCGCTTCCTCGGTGCCTGCGCGGCGGCCGACGAACGCGAGGCCCAGTCGATTCTCGCCACGCACCCCGATCTGATCGCGCGCCTCGTGCTCGCCGACCGACGCGCGTTGCACGAGGCCGTCGACCGCAACCGCGAAGCCAGTGTGCACCTTATGCTGCGACTCGGCTGGCCGGTGATCGACGAAGGCGAATGGGGCGGCACCGCGCTGCATTGGGCTGCCTGGCGTGGTCGCCCGGCGTTGGTGCGCATGCTGTTGGACCACGGGGCACCGGTCGACGTGCGCGACCATGAATACGGCAGCTCCCCGATCGCCTGGGCGTCGCACGGTTCGATGCATTCGCAGGAAGGCGCGGACGCCGACTACGTCGCCATCGCCGGCATGCTGCTCGATGCCGGTGCCACGCGCTCGGAGTCGTTCAATCGTTGGGGCGAGTCGCCGGAAAGCATGGCGAGTCCGGGCGTCGCCGACCTGCTGCAGCGCCGCGGCTTTACTTTCGGGGCCGAAGGCGCAGGGTCGGCGGGCGCCACGTAG
- a CDS encoding LuxR C-terminal-related transcriptional regulator — protein sequence MTLNDPWDVGQAALLRGAWSDAYQAFEAALVEQSDRAEALEGQGMAAWWLDLADVVFAARERAYRAYRARGDEVSAARVAVWLAWDHDAFRGEYAITSGWLHRARELLEGHHHTAAYAWLSVRESAFALLDHGNPEDALKHAEQAIEAGRASGSVDYEMVGRALRGFSLATSGRIPEGMHELDGVNAAVLAGEMQDRVAIGLACCYLISACDRVRDYDRAVQWCARLRAFCERWEFRVLFAVCRTQYAAVCMWRGAWGEAERELEAASSELAAVRPGMVSEALVRLGELRRRQGRLDEATSLFERSGAHPLAAVGHAAVALDRGDWESAGDLAERHLRSLPAHNRTERVAALELLVRARVARGDQSRALAALIELQGIAEQAFTTPLRGSASLANGVLACGADDYEAARRHFEDAVDLFHKSGASFERGRAGLELAAALLALGRNDAAAREVERAVQVLAPLEATVELDRASALRARTTTSTPTAAEAHVVAPASPSSTALTRREVQVLELIAEGLGNQAIAERLTISEHTVHRHVANMLTKLGVPSRSAAVAQAARLGLL from the coding sequence ATGACCTTGAATGATCCTTGGGACGTCGGACAGGCCGCGCTGCTGCGCGGCGCATGGTCCGACGCGTATCAGGCATTCGAGGCGGCGCTGGTCGAACAGTCGGATCGGGCTGAAGCGCTTGAAGGGCAAGGGATGGCCGCGTGGTGGCTCGATCTGGCCGACGTCGTGTTTGCCGCCCGTGAACGGGCCTATCGCGCGTATCGTGCTCGCGGCGACGAGGTGTCGGCGGCGCGTGTGGCCGTCTGGCTGGCCTGGGATCACGATGCGTTCCGCGGCGAATACGCGATCACGAGCGGCTGGCTGCACCGCGCGCGCGAGCTGCTTGAGGGGCACCACCACACCGCCGCTTACGCCTGGCTCTCGGTGCGGGAGTCGGCATTCGCCCTGCTCGATCACGGCAATCCGGAAGACGCGCTCAAGCACGCCGAGCAAGCCATTGAGGCCGGACGCGCATCGGGGTCTGTGGACTACGAAATGGTGGGACGCGCCCTGCGCGGCTTTTCGCTCGCCACGTCGGGGCGTATACCCGAAGGCATGCACGAGCTCGATGGGGTAAACGCCGCGGTGCTCGCCGGCGAGATGCAGGATCGCGTGGCGATCGGACTCGCCTGTTGTTACCTCATCTCAGCATGCGATCGCGTACGCGACTACGATCGTGCTGTGCAATGGTGCGCGCGTCTGCGCGCGTTCTGCGAACGGTGGGAGTTCCGCGTGTTATTCGCGGTGTGCCGCACCCAGTATGCGGCCGTCTGCATGTGGCGTGGTGCGTGGGGTGAAGCGGAACGCGAACTCGAAGCGGCGAGCAGCGAACTCGCGGCCGTTCGACCGGGCATGGTTTCCGAAGCGTTGGTGCGTCTCGGTGAACTCCGCCGTCGCCAGGGCCGACTCGACGAGGCCACGAGTCTCTTCGAGCGCTCCGGCGCGCATCCCCTCGCCGCCGTCGGACATGCGGCGGTGGCACTCGATCGTGGCGACTGGGAATCGGCCGGTGACCTGGCCGAACGTCACCTGCGCAGTCTGCCGGCGCACAATCGCACCGAGCGCGTTGCCGCCCTCGAGCTGCTGGTGCGCGCGCGTGTGGCGCGCGGCGATCAGTCGCGCGCGTTGGCGGCATTGATCGAACTGCAGGGGATCGCCGAACAGGCGTTCACGACGCCACTGCGTGGCTCGGCCAGTCTGGCCAACGGCGTGCTGGCGTGCGGAGCCGACGACTACGAGGCGGCACGCCGCCATTTCGAAGACGCGGTGGATCTGTTTCACAAGAGTGGCGCCTCGTTCGAGCGCGGACGGGCGGGCCTCGAACTCGCTGCAGCGCTGCTGGCCTTGGGTCGAAACGACGCGGCGGCTCGCGAAGTGGAGCGCGCCGTTCAGGTGCTGGCGCCGTTGGAGGCGACCGTCGAACTCGACCGCGCGAGCGCATTGCGGGCACGAACCACGACGTCTACGCCGACGGCCGCTGAAGCGCATGTCGTCGCCCCCGCGAGCCCGTCATCAACCGCGCTGACGCGTCGCGAGGTGCAAGTGCTCGAGCTCATCGCCGAGGGGCTGGGGAATCAGGCGATTGCTGAGCGTCTGACCATCAGTGAGCACACCGTGCATCGGCATGTCGCGAACATGCTCACCAAGCTTGGCGTCCCGTCGCGTTCGGCCGCGGTTGCCCAGGCGGCGCGGCTCGGTCTGCTATAG
- a CDS encoding COG3650 family protein, whose translation MSHRLLTPLALLVLIGISTGACRRERPEPVVLTVARGTEPFWALEVRSDRVQFSRMGIDSTVYPYAPPDFDVDGRAVYRTKRFGADPLLTLVIARGDCSDGMSDQRYPGSAVVTRGDSTWRGCATVVPDTLGRK comes from the coding sequence ATGTCCCATCGATTGCTGACCCCGCTCGCCCTGTTGGTGCTGATCGGAATTTCCACCGGCGCGTGTCGTCGTGAACGGCCGGAACCCGTTGTGCTGACCGTCGCGCGCGGCACCGAGCCGTTCTGGGCGCTCGAGGTGCGGAGCGACCGCGTGCAGTTCAGCCGGATGGGCATCGACAGCACCGTCTATCCCTACGCGCCGCCCGACTTCGACGTCGATGGCCGGGCCGTGTATCGCACGAAGCGCTTCGGTGCGGATCCCCTGCTTACGCTGGTGATCGCGCGCGGCGACTGCAGCGACGGCATGTCGGATCAACGCTATCCGGGCAGCGCCGTGGTCACGCGTGGCGACTCGACATGGCGTGGGTGCGCCACTGTTGTTCCCGATACGCTGGGCCGGAAATAA
- a CDS encoding DUF2911 domain-containing protein, protein MKHLLPALALSSLLTAPLAAQAGARRAAPSTRAIAEVSLTLVDTAAQRAAGKAAVMRIDYGQPHLRGRHINTDSLVPFGTVWRLGANGATLFTTDVDLTIGGKDVPKGRYIAQLLPARTGWTLILQAETTGAASVNPTAYDAKKDVARIDLRQGAIATPLESLSIWLVPSTAPGAQRGDLRIGWDTVMLTAEWVVR, encoded by the coding sequence ATGAAACACCTACTCCCGGCGCTTGCGCTGTCCTCACTCCTCACTGCACCGCTCGCGGCACAGGCCGGCGCCCGTCGAGCCGCGCCCAGCACGCGCGCCATTGCCGAAGTGTCGCTCACGCTCGTCGATACGGCGGCGCAACGCGCGGCCGGCAAGGCGGCGGTGATGCGCATCGACTACGGTCAGCCGCACCTGCGCGGTCGCCATATCAACACCGATAGTCTCGTGCCATTCGGCACGGTGTGGCGTCTCGGCGCGAACGGCGCCACGCTGTTCACGACCGATGTCGATCTCACCATCGGTGGCAAGGATGTGCCCAAGGGACGCTATATCGCGCAGTTGCTCCCGGCGCGCACGGGCTGGACCCTGATCCTGCAGGCCGAGACGACCGGTGCCGCATCGGTGAATCCGACCGCGTATGATGCAAAGAAGGATGTTGCGCGCATCGATCTTCGTCAGGGCGCGATCGCGACGCCGCTAGAGAGTCTCTCCATTTGGCTCGTGCCGTCGACCGCACCCGGTGCGCAGCGCGGTGACCTGCGCATCGGATGGGACACAGTGATGCTGACGGCCGAGTGGGTGGTGCGCTAG
- a CDS encoding pyridoxamine 5'-phosphate oxidase family protein, with translation MRILSAVLLAAPMLLSAQTTPVRPSTLSPALLEAAARQIVASVPYPTFITTDANGHPQARTVQPMAPDSGWAVWFATNPRTRKVTEIARHPHVVLHYFDPVTQSYVALAGRARVVRDRPTKDAHWNPQWSTYYPDRDTSVVLIVVQAERLEIVSAKLGVEGDKATWRPPTLRLRPRK, from the coding sequence ATGCGAATCCTGTCCGCCGTGTTGTTGGCGGCACCGATGTTGCTCTCGGCGCAGACGACGCCCGTGCGCCCGTCCACCCTCTCACCCGCGCTGCTCGAAGCCGCCGCGCGGCAGATTGTGGCGAGCGTGCCCTATCCCACGTTCATCACGACCGACGCCAACGGCCATCCGCAAGCGCGTACGGTGCAGCCGATGGCACCCGACAGCGGCTGGGCGGTATGGTTCGCGACCAATCCCCGAACGCGCAAGGTGACGGAGATCGCGCGGCACCCACACGTCGTGCTGCACTACTTCGATCCGGTCACGCAGAGCTATGTCGCCCTGGCCGGACGCGCGCGTGTCGTGCGCGACCGCCCCACCAAAGACGCCCATTGGAATCCGCAATGGAGCACGTACTACCCCGATCGCGATACCAGCGTTGTCCTGATCGTCGTGCAGGCGGAGCGCCTGGAGATCGTGAGTGCCAAGCTGGGCGTGGAGGGCGACAAGGCTACGTGGCGCCCGCCGACCCTGCGCCTTCGGCCCCGAAAGTAA
- a CDS encoding class I SAM-dependent methyltransferase: protein MSQDTLSSPPSALPATDLVALKTRQQIAWSTGNYAVVGTTLQIVGEQLCESMDIRSGSTVLDVAAGNGNASLAAARRWCEVTSTDYVPSLLESGRARAQADGMSLTFQEADAENLPFADGSFDYVVSTFGVMFTPNQPQAAAEMARVCKSGGRIGLASWTPESFIGQLFKTIGKYLPPAAGVTSPSAWGTRERIETLFADTASDIIFTTREFVFRYHSPVHWIEVFRMYYGPMNKTFAALDADRQAAFTEDLLLLMEKGNRSGDGTLVLPSAYLEVVIDRR, encoded by the coding sequence ATGTCTCAGGATACGCTCTCGTCACCACCCTCGGCATTGCCCGCTACCGATCTCGTCGCGCTCAAGACACGCCAGCAGATCGCCTGGTCCACCGGCAACTACGCCGTCGTTGGCACCACGCTCCAGATCGTCGGTGAGCAGTTGTGCGAATCGATGGATATCCGCTCGGGGTCGACGGTGCTCGACGTGGCCGCCGGTAACGGCAATGCGTCGCTCGCCGCCGCCCGTCGGTGGTGTGAGGTCACGTCGACCGACTACGTGCCGTCGTTGCTCGAGTCCGGGCGTGCGCGTGCTCAGGCCGATGGCATGTCGCTCACGTTTCAGGAAGCCGACGCGGAGAACCTGCCCTTCGCTGATGGTTCGTTCGACTACGTGGTGTCGACGTTCGGTGTGATGTTCACGCCGAACCAGCCGCAGGCGGCGGCCGAGATGGCGCGTGTCTGCAAGTCGGGCGGCCGCATCGGGCTCGCCAGCTGGACGCCCGAGAGCTTCATCGGCCAGTTGTTCAAGACGATTGGCAAGTACCTCCCGCCGGCAGCGGGTGTGACGTCGCCGAGCGCGTGGGGCACTCGCGAGCGCATCGAAACGCTGTTTGCGGACACGGCCAGTGACATCATCTTCACCACCCGCGAGTTCGTCTTCCGCTATCACTCGCCGGTGCACTGGATCGAAGTGTTCCGCATGTACTACGGCCCAATGAACAAGACTTTCGCGGCGCTCGACGCCGATCGACAGGCTGCGTTCACCGAGGATCTGCTGCTGCTGATGGAGAAGGGGAATCGCTCCGGGGACGGGACGCTGGTGCTGCCGAGCGCGTATCTCGAGGTCGTGATCGACCGACGGTAA
- a CDS encoding SDR family oxidoreductase, protein MTHPEATPSELGTDPFRDDLLAATVLLEQVIADRSLLVHVPAEERQRFLDAVGHVFHPDARARRSMVKATSKQRKLDAAKRDDSVLQETGIRELRRKPVFTTPNVYLLGDGAAGTSTDASRDDDAPEAIVPQHCYICKQKFTTIHHFYDQMCLPCGDFNFAKRTELVDLSGRTALLSGGRVKIGYQAGLKLLRCGARLLVTTRFPRDSAMRYAAEPDFDAWSDRLQIFGLDLRHTPSVEAFCRELTHTESRLDFIINNACQTVRRPPAFYAHMMDGETAAASSLSPGARKILGAYEGLLGAQLLPDPDADSRAAVVQSGAALDRVGLTHAAALSQVPLVPDDMLVAHQLFPAGKLDQDLQQIDLRERNSWRLLMDEVPSVELLEVQLVNAIAPFLINARLKPLMLRTANLDKHIVNVSAMEGQFYRNNKTTRHPHTNMAKAALNMMTRTSAADYQQNGIHMNSVDTGWVTDEDVAEIAARKVENHRFHPPLDIVDGAARIVDPIIAGVSSGTHVWGQFLKDYAPTDW, encoded by the coding sequence GTGACCCATCCCGAAGCGACACCCAGCGAACTTGGTACCGATCCGTTCCGCGACGATCTCCTCGCCGCCACCGTGCTGCTCGAGCAGGTGATCGCCGATCGTTCGCTGCTGGTGCACGTTCCGGCCGAAGAACGGCAGCGTTTTCTCGACGCCGTCGGACACGTGTTTCACCCCGATGCGCGCGCCCGGCGCTCGATGGTGAAGGCGACCAGCAAGCAGCGCAAGCTCGACGCGGCCAAGCGCGACGATAGCGTGCTGCAGGAAACCGGTATCCGCGAGCTGCGGCGCAAGCCTGTGTTCACGACGCCCAACGTGTACCTGCTCGGTGACGGCGCCGCCGGCACGTCGACCGATGCGTCGCGCGACGATGACGCGCCCGAAGCGATCGTGCCGCAGCATTGCTACATCTGCAAGCAGAAGTTCACGACGATTCATCACTTCTACGATCAAATGTGCCTGCCGTGCGGTGATTTCAACTTCGCCAAGCGTACGGAACTGGTGGACCTGAGCGGGCGCACGGCGTTGCTGTCGGGTGGCCGCGTAAAGATCGGGTATCAGGCGGGACTCAAGCTGCTGCGCTGCGGCGCGCGATTGCTGGTCACCACGCGTTTCCCCCGCGACTCGGCCATGCGCTACGCCGCCGAGCCCGACTTCGACGCGTGGAGCGATCGTCTTCAAATCTTCGGGCTCGATTTGCGCCACACGCCCAGCGTGGAGGCGTTCTGTCGCGAACTGACGCACACCGAATCGCGACTCGATTTCATCATCAACAACGCCTGCCAGACGGTGCGCCGCCCACCGGCGTTCTACGCGCACATGATGGACGGCGAGACGGCGGCGGCCAGCAGCCTGTCCCCAGGCGCGCGCAAGATACTTGGCGCCTACGAGGGACTGCTGGGAGCGCAGCTGCTGCCGGATCCCGATGCGGACAGCCGTGCGGCCGTCGTGCAGAGCGGTGCGGCGCTGGATCGCGTCGGACTCACGCACGCCGCTGCGCTGTCGCAGGTGCCGCTGGTGCCCGACGACATGTTGGTCGCGCATCAACTCTTTCCGGCCGGGAAGCTCGATCAGGATCTGCAGCAGATCGATCTGCGCGAACGGAACTCGTGGCGGCTGCTGATGGATGAAGTGCCGAGTGTCGAGCTGCTGGAAGTGCAGCTTGTGAACGCGATCGCGCCGTTCCTCATCAATGCGCGCCTCAAGCCGCTCATGCTGCGCACGGCGAATCTCGACAAGCACATCGTGAATGTGTCGGCGATGGAGGGGCAGTTCTATCGCAACAACAAGACGACGCGGCATCCGCATACGAACATGGCGAAAGCAGCGCTCAATATGATGACGCGCACCTCGGCGGCGGACTATCAGCAGAACGGTATCCACATGAACAGCGTGGATACCGGCTGGGTGACGGACGAAGATGTGGCCGAGATCGCCGCGCGGAAGGTGGAGAACCACCGGTTCCATCCGCCGCTCGATATCGTGGACGGCGCGGCGCGGATCGTCGATCCGATCATCGCCGGTGTGTCCAGCGGCACGCATGTATGGGGGCAGTTTCTGAAGGATTACGCGCCGACCGACTGGTAG
- a CDS encoding cytochrome c, with the protein MALRDHVGRSGGRLVRLGALAAVALVGIATARYREPLIAQDTAPTFTKDVAPILYKNCTTCHRPGGLGPFSLVDYDSAKANIDDIRDAVRSGFMPPWHAEGPHGTFSNDRRLSDLEKSTVMRWIDAGAKKGDEKKAPAKPVYATGWEIGTPDAIVTMPEDFTVPAAGTIEYQYFEIPTNFTEDKWVSAIEFMPGAREVVHHVLVYAKVPAPANAAPAAPRPAGSPAPRPLFVRKPQYDSPEDPPRQDVRNGPPSRLGVLIGGTAPGTNVMTFPKGTATRIRAGTVLTFQMHYTAHGHEMKDRTSVGFRFATEMPDEEMRMGAYINGAFTLPAGQKDIAVTADLEPTEPIKIWGLLPHTHLRGTRWKYTLDKPDGTSQVILDVPRYDFNWQTYYFFKEPLDVPAGAKLVSTAWYDNSATNKHNPDASKDVKWGDQTWEEMQYTGYLFTVPSRRLKPAAK; encoded by the coding sequence GTGGCACTACGGGATCACGTTGGCCGCTCCGGCGGTCGTCTCGTCCGACTCGGCGCACTCGCGGCCGTCGCCCTCGTCGGCATCGCCACGGCACGCTATCGCGAGCCCCTGATCGCGCAGGACACGGCCCCCACGTTCACGAAGGACGTGGCCCCGATCCTCTACAAGAATTGCACGACCTGCCATCGGCCCGGCGGGCTCGGTCCGTTCTCGCTGGTCGATTACGACAGTGCGAAAGCGAATATCGACGACATTCGCGACGCCGTGCGGTCGGGCTTCATGCCGCCGTGGCACGCTGAAGGACCGCACGGCACGTTCAGCAACGATCGCCGGTTGTCCGACCTCGAGAAGTCGACGGTGATGCGTTGGATCGACGCCGGCGCGAAGAAGGGCGACGAGAAGAAGGCGCCGGCGAAGCCGGTCTATGCCACCGGATGGGAGATCGGCACCCCCGACGCGATCGTCACGATGCCGGAGGATTTCACCGTGCCGGCAGCGGGAACCATTGAATATCAGTACTTCGAGATCCCCACGAACTTTACCGAGGACAAGTGGGTCTCGGCGATCGAGTTCATGCCGGGCGCGCGCGAAGTCGTGCACCACGTGCTGGTCTATGCCAAAGTGCCTGCACCGGCGAACGCGGCTCCCGCGGCGCCGCGTCCCGCCGGTTCGCCGGCACCACGCCCGCTGTTCGTGCGGAAGCCGCAGTACGATTCGCCCGAGGATCCGCCGCGCCAGGATGTGCGGAACGGCCCACCGAGTCGGCTCGGCGTGCTAATCGGCGGCACCGCGCCCGGCACGAACGTCATGACCTTCCCGAAAGGCACGGCCACGCGCATTCGCGCCGGCACCGTACTTACGTTCCAGATGCACTACACGGCGCACGGGCACGAGATGAAGGACCGCACGAGCGTCGGGTTCCGTTTTGCGACTGAAATGCCCGACGAAGAGATGCGCATGGGCGCGTACATCAACGGCGCCTTCACGCTGCCGGCGGGACAGAAGGACATTGCGGTCACGGCGGATCTCGAGCCCACCGAGCCAATCAAAATCTGGGGCTTGCTGCCGCATACACACCTGCGCGGCACGCGCTGGAAGTACACGCTCGACAAGCCGGATGGGACCTCGCAGGTCATTCTCGACGTGCCGCGCTACGACTTCAATTGGCAAACGTACTACTTCTTCAAGGAACCACTCGACGTCCCCGCTGGCGCAAAGCTCGTGTCGACCGCGTGGTACGACAACTCCGCGACGAACAAGCACAATCCTGACGCCAGCAAAGACGTGAAGTGGGGCGATCAAACGTGGGAAGAGATGCAGTACACCGGTTACCTGTTTACCGTCCCCAGCCGTCGTCTGAAGCCGGCGGCGAAGTAG